The Triplophysa dalaica isolate WHDGS20190420 chromosome 14, ASM1584641v1, whole genome shotgun sequence DNA window CACAGAATATTTCATTAATTAATGAGTGTTATGTGGTGCTATTAAAGCACTCACACGCCCCATTTGGCCCAAAGCACAGCCTTTTAACACATTAACTCACCACAGATCTGAATCTAATGCacgagaaagagagaaaaacagagacaaGCTAAAACTCATCATACGCAGTCTGCGAGGAGTCGTATCTGACATATCTGAAGAACTGGCACACAAACCCTACTCATAAGAGGATGTTTGTTGTCACGTTTTTAGAGTGAGATCATACGATAATGATTTGATTCGAATGGCCTGCCACACATTTGATTGATTCTAAAGGCCTGCCATACCTAATGCAGACCTAACTCACACATTGAATGCAGGGTAGCCCTGGCAGTTTCTGCTAATGGGTACTAAACTAATAATGCCCTGCATGGGCAAGTaaaccttaaaggaacagttaacccaaaaaaaaatcctcaccctcgagttgttccaaatctgtataaatttcttaaatctgatgaacacagagaaatatatttggaagaatgcttgcaaccaaacagttcttggccaccattgacttgtCCCTTTAACACAAAGTGAATTGTccatttaacacaaacacacttctatTGTCTTTATCAAGctatatttttgatttattaaagaCTAACTCCAATGGGAAACCTTttagaattttaaaatgtattactttaatAACATTGACATTGACAAGGAATTTCAAATCTCTTCAATGGccagttctaccagaaagactcggaggccaaagttgagtttacaacatttatttgacagctgatagacagaatatatatggatataataagatggtaacagttctttggagtaggccctgtccgtggctcgcatccagagggccaagaagtcctccacttcccgccttgagatggtaaggcgggggcgtagccaacccccttggggttatattgacagggacctcctggtggtgTTGGGGAGGATGGGGGGCGAATCACGTAGCTCCGACTgcggacataggaaggggtaagtggcgatcttttatgtttcatgtcggaaggtgattggttgggtgttgattggcaatgagtgatacaagattgagtcttcctggcagaactagcgctgaagctaCATTTCTTGAGGACATCGCACGGACTTAAATTCCTTTCACACCAAGCTGATGATACTTATTTGACACCTAACACTTACAGTACATCAACTTGTTGACGTTTTTACTCTATACTTGTGGACCacctaaaatatatttgtatcaaACGTCAGCTCATCACTTTCCtgttattatgtatattaatCTGAGAATTGAAGTGCTTGAAACAtacttaaaatacaataacCGTGCCAACCACACAAAAGTGATTCAATCTGTCCGCTAGATCtgactgttttttttcagctttCTTCATTCGCTCTTCAATCTTGCGTCCTGAGTCAAGCATGAGAACCGGCATAGAAAGGATAATTATGTTTGTTTCAACACCAAATGTTTGACCACATGTGTTGTTATGCGCTGAACTTGCAGAGACCGCATCAAAATCATAAACTACTGTTGGGTTAGGgttaaaatctttgttttaagCTTTTTGTTTGAATCGTTTCATCTATATACTGGATTCCCTTACGAAaatgaaacattgttttttatggtACAAGCGTagcaaccatgtttttttggtgcattgactacttggttttactacagtagcCATTGTTTACtatgttttttacagaaaacatggttttaaagcccatggttattttgtgataaccactgttttactacagtaaccaaaAACTTTTGCTTTTAACTTCAATAAAACCACGTTTTTTCAATTTCAACTGTACTAAAACCATGGTAAATCTTCGCAAGGGATTATTCATCGGCATGTCTGTCTTGGTATTTTGGTTCGAAGAGCATTCTCTGTCCTTTAATTTATCTTGGTTGGATTACAAACACGTGTGGATGCCCCAGAAGTTACTAAATAGCAAAAGTGACttgtttaaatgcttttatgCAACGCATCTTTATACCTGTGTACCTCAGCCGTCACGTGACGGTAACTACACAGGGGTAACTTAGACCGAGCATCTCGTTTAGATCTCACAGAAAGAAACCGAGCCCCCAGAAGTTGCGGTGTATTTAACGCCTGCGCACATACGGTCGATAGTGGAGAGAATTGTGAATGGGGGGAGTATTTTGGGTGTACAGTCATAAGTCGGACTCCGAGGAGCCAGGAAGTAACTGTGAGCCATGCAGCTCATGCGACGGATAAAGTAGAGCGAGCAAGCGTCTGATGTCAGCAGTCGGAGCTCACACGCGCGAGAGAGAGGAACAACAGCCCACAGCAAATTAGTGCCAAATTTATTGCGGCAGTGCTCAGAGACCCCACAGGAGGCGAAAGTCGAGGCACATTTCATATTTACAAGGAAGCAAATTTAACTCTTAACTCGTTGCAACACACTTCATCATAAGAAGAAAAAAGACGGAAGGAAATAAGTGCGGGACTGGGGAGTTTCAAGTCAACGCTTCTCTGTTTGCAAGTTCAGActagtaaaataacaaaattgatCACATCGCATTCAAGATGCCTCGGGTGGTCCCGGATCAGAGGAGCAAGTTCGAGAACGAGGAGTTCTTCAGGAAACTCAGCCGCGAGTGCGAGGTGAGCCCGATTCATTCGGTCAAGTGGCGGAAACAAAGTTGAACCTCTCGTCTGACATGAAAACAAGCGTGTCATCTCCTTTCTTTATCAGCCTGTGTAGTGGCTGCTAATGCAAACAGCCTGAAAAGTTATTTACCGGCTCTTCCCATGCAGGGAAATGAATTAATTGATTTTTTAACATCTCGAGCATCTATCAATTCTAGATTGAAGACGCGCAGATGAGAGGGTTCACAGCGCAGGGCATCACCTTTTAACTCTTGCCTGATATTGAAAGTTTGTTGACTTTTTATATACAATGAAAAGAATCAGTCAATTTCCGTATCAAAAGTGTGCTTCAAGTCGTTTAGTTTCCTCTAGGTTGCGAATGTGCTCATCATTTGAGCAGGCTGCGAATAAGTTCACCTCAGGTCATCTGTTTTCATAAGGCTATAGAAGCCCTTTGATGATGGGACTTGTTTTGTTATTCTTCATCCCTGTTTACAGATAAAGTACACGGGTTTCCGAGACCGGCCGCACGAGGAGAGACAAGCCCGCTTCCAGAACGCGTGCCGGGACGGCCGTTCGGAGATAGTGAGTACACTTGCCTCACAGGaccatttacattcatttcacTAACCCGCCGGCAGTCTTGCTTAGCTTACTTTTTGTTCAAATTGATTAACCAGACATCCGGAACTATGCTGGCAGCTAACAAAACTATGTTCCGAATACTTCCTCTTATGCATTGAGTGCAAAACATTGctgaaatcattttatgtaaatgtataataagtCATGCAGGATATTTACATGTTGCATTTAATTAATTCAGTTATTGATAGGACACTACAGAGAATTAAGCAATGCTTTAATATAGTGTGACTTTAGGCTTGTTTTAATGGACTTATAACAACACGTCTCAAGGGTGGAGATACACTGTATCAGCATCTTCAAAAATTCACGGCATAATATGTTTTGAGTCGACCTCTATTCATGCcacatattttaatttgtttgttacatttaaatagttatttttaaaattCTATAAATTCAATAGATTGTAACATATAATTTGGAGAGATATGTCGTTTGTATCTAATGTTTTGAAGGCATTTTAAGATGGCTTTATCCTGGTAATATTCCTAATAGTAAATTACAACAACTACAGTATaggttttgattttttattaaagactatATATGAAATTTTCTGTATTATAAAGCTGAAATGCACcatggcagattttttttattggttaattGGACTTTTTTGCAGGGTACATTTCATGCTGATTTGGATGTGTTCGAGAAATTATCACTGTACGGaaaacaatcatatttcattGACCAGTGACACAACGAATAAAGCATTTGCAATATctacttaaataaaataaataaatacaactaaCAATGCCAAACCTTAACAAGAAAAATGTTTAGATTctcagacaaacacaaaaaatatgaaaaatagcTTTCCAGATCTCTTCCTCTCTGTGAAGAATACGCTGgctgtatgtttgtgttgttttgtaatAGGATTTACAAGGTCACAATGTTTGACAGGCATATGTATTACATGTGCAATTGAGCAAGAAATAATCACACAAAGATTGGCATGATCATGTTAAACCAATTATTTAACTTAAATcggttttgatatatttttataaatacacataaactAATTGGAATAGACAATTATATACGAAACAAAACGGTTCTAACATaaaatcatgtatttttatCATGCATGCTCCTTGAAAACATTATTGAATTATTGTACCATAATTCAAAACCTTTACAGCACTCCTGTTGCTATTAATGCAAGTGAGGGGCTGCATTTAAAACAAGTTATTGATTTTGTACCCTCTTCGTTTTTGTTCTGTCTCTGTCAGTCATGCACCCGTGCTTTCTGTCTATACTCAAACTCAAGTCTGATGCAGACCAGTTTGCCAGCACCAAGCATTGGTAAAATAGAATCAGATGTGTGTAACTCAATACctcaaatagaaaaaaatgatgactTAGGTTTTCTCTTTGCGTTTGCCCCACCACCCCCTCCTCCCATCTTTTCCTGATGTTTTGAGCCCTGGCCTTGGCTCCAGGCATTCTCCTCTCTGATGTGAAAACAGAAATGACGGGCTGCATAATTTATGCTCGGGCCTGGCTTTCTTATCCTGTTTGTATTGATTTCCCTCTAAAAGGCTTTTGTGGCGACCGGCACCAACCTCTCGCTGCAGTTCTTCCCAGCCAACCTTCATGGCGATCAACGGCAGACGCCCACCCGAGAATATGTGGACTTCGAGCGGGAGACAGGAAAGGTACTCCtgatacattttattcaaaagTCATTCCTGTCCACTTTTAAACTCACCTCCATCTTAATCTCTCCCAACCTCTCCcttttcaaaaaagtttttattaaatggctag harbors:
- the cbfb gene encoding core-binding factor subunit beta isoform X3; translation: MPRVVPDQRSKFENEEFFRKLSRECEIKYTGFRDRPHEERQARFQNACRDGRSEIAFVATGTNLSLQFFPANLHGDQRQTPTREYVDFERETGKVYLKAPMILNGVCVIWRGWIDLHRLDGMGCLEYDDERAQQEDALAQAAFEEARRRTRDFEDRDRSHREDLEPRRQQDPNMGNTDDHKMR
- the cbfb gene encoding core-binding factor subunit beta isoform X5, which gives rise to MPRVVPDQRSKFENEEFFRKLSRECEIKYTGFRDRPHEERQARFQNACRDGRSEIAFVATGTNLSLQFFPANLHGDQRQTPTREYVDFERETGKVYLKAPMILNGVCVIWRGWIDLHRLDGMGCLEYDDERAQQEDALAQAAFEEARRRTRDFEDRDRSHREDLEDPVASKIWD
- the cbfb gene encoding core-binding factor subunit beta isoform X2, with amino-acid sequence MPRVVPDQRSKFENEEFFRKLSRECEIKYTGFRDRPHEERQARFQNACRDGRSEIAFVATGTNLSLQFFPANLHGDQRQTPTREYVDFERETGKVYLKAPMILNGVCVIWRGWIDLHRLDGMGCLEYDDERAQQEDALAQAAFEEARRRTRDFEDRDRSHREDLEMPMAQLSHLITQEDPVASKIWD
- the cbfb gene encoding core-binding factor subunit beta isoform X4, yielding MPRVVPDQRSKFENEEFFRKLSRECEIKYTGFRDRPHEERQARFQNACRDGRSEIAFVATGTNLSLQFFPANLHGDQRQTPTREYVDFERETGKVYLKAPMILNGVCVIWRGWIDLHRLDGMGCLEYDDERAQQEDALAQAAFEEARRRTRDFEDRDRSHREDLEVGVADPVASKIWD